A single window of Sporosarcina sp. Marseille-Q4943 DNA harbors:
- the panF gene encoding sodium/pantothenate symporter has protein sequence MNIQVIIPLVIFLVAIFAIGFIASKQMSSTGGFLQEYFLGGRELGGFVLAMTMVATYGSASSFLGGPGTAYTVGFGWILLAMTQVVTGYFVLLILGKKFAILGRKYNAVTMIDFLKARYNSPVVAILSAIAIIIFLFSAMTAQWVGGGRLIESLTGLQYTSALFIFAISVLVYVTIGGFRAVALTDAVQGAIMVVGTLILLIGVIIAGGGVPAIMQDLLNENPRLVTPFGADGTLTAAYVSSFWILVGVGVVGLPQMAVRAMSYKSSRAMHRALVIGTIVTGFIMLNMHLIGVFARPVMPGITVGDKVIPLIALEVLPPWLAGIVLAAPMAAIMSTVDSLLLLVSSAIVKDVYLNFIKPEASEKRVKQISIGVTGILGIIVFLLALQPPDLLIFLNLFAFGGLEAAFIWPIVLGLYWKYGNKHGAILSMITGIASYIAIHFYNANYGNLLGVHTVTIPVVLSLIAYIIGSLAIQRKAFRF, from the coding sequence ATGAACATCCAAGTCATCATCCCGCTCGTCATTTTCCTCGTCGCGATCTTCGCCATCGGCTTCATCGCGTCGAAACAAATGAGCTCAACCGGCGGATTCCTCCAAGAATACTTCCTCGGAGGACGCGAACTCGGCGGCTTCGTCCTTGCCATGACGATGGTCGCCACATACGGCAGCGCATCGAGCTTCCTCGGAGGACCCGGAACCGCATACACAGTCGGCTTCGGCTGGATCCTGCTCGCCATGACTCAAGTCGTCACCGGCTATTTTGTCCTGCTCATCCTTGGGAAGAAATTCGCCATCTTGGGGCGCAAATACAACGCCGTTACGATGATCGACTTCCTGAAAGCGCGCTACAACAGCCCGGTCGTCGCAATTCTATCAGCCATCGCCATCATCATTTTCCTTTTCTCCGCCATGACCGCGCAATGGGTCGGCGGGGGACGGCTCATCGAATCGCTCACCGGGCTCCAGTACACATCGGCGCTCTTCATCTTCGCGATTTCGGTCCTCGTCTACGTGACGATCGGCGGATTCCGTGCCGTCGCCCTGACCGACGCCGTCCAAGGAGCAATCATGGTCGTCGGCACACTCATCCTGCTCATCGGCGTCATCATCGCGGGCGGGGGAGTGCCTGCGATCATGCAGGATTTATTGAATGAAAACCCGAGACTCGTCACGCCATTCGGAGCGGACGGAACTCTTACGGCCGCCTACGTATCGTCCTTCTGGATACTCGTCGGCGTCGGCGTCGTCGGCCTCCCGCAAATGGCCGTCCGCGCCATGAGCTACAAAAGCTCCCGCGCCATGCACCGGGCACTCGTCATCGGCACGATCGTCACCGGCTTCATCATGCTCAACATGCACCTGATCGGTGTCTTTGCAAGGCCCGTCATGCCGGGAATCACCGTAGGGGACAAGGTCATTCCGTTAATCGCGCTCGAAGTTTTGCCCCCGTGGCTAGCGGGCATCGTCCTCGCGGCACCGATGGCGGCCATCATGTCGACCGTCGACTCGCTATTGCTGCTCGTCAGTTCAGCGATCGTCAAAGACGTCTACTTGAACTTCATCAAACCGGAAGCGAGCGAAAAGCGGGTCAAACAAATAAGCATCGGCGTTACGGGCATCTTAGGAATCATCGTCTTCCTGCTCGCCCTGCAACCGCCTGACCTGCTCATCTTCCTGAACCTATTCGCATTCGGAGGACTGGAAGCCGCCTTCATCTGGCCGATCGTCCTCGGACTGTACTGGAAATACGGCAACAAACACGGCGCCATACTCAGTATGATCACCGGCATCGCAAGCTACATCGCGATCCACTTCTACAACGCAAATTACGGCAACCTACTAGGCGTCCACACAGTCACGATCCCCGTCGTCCTGTCCTTAATCGCCTACATCATCGGCTCCCTCGCCATCCAGCGAAAAGCCTTCAGATTCTAA
- a CDS encoding PolC-type DNA polymerase III produces MSPNQKASELLQTKTDIQNWGARRASRIRKYKTTSRHVTDYIVLDFETTGFRAGADRIIQIGALKYIGHERVGVLNTFINPQRHIPASITRLTGITNEMVQWAPTIENKIDDLLEFIGDLPIIAHNASFDMGFLYALDNIEGIKIPEYTVIDTVKLARKTITETPNHKLGTLAKHLQLEHDAHDAIGDCLATAAIYQYCTQ; encoded by the coding sequence ATGAGCCCAAATCAAAAAGCTTCCGAACTGCTGCAAACAAAAACGGACATCCAAAACTGGGGCGCCCGCCGCGCTTCCCGGATCAGGAAGTACAAAACGACATCCAGGCACGTTACAGACTACATCGTCCTTGACTTCGAAACGACAGGTTTCCGGGCTGGCGCTGACCGCATCATCCAAATCGGGGCACTCAAATACATCGGCCACGAGCGTGTCGGTGTCCTGAACACCTTCATCAACCCGCAACGCCACATACCGGCGTCCATCACCCGTCTCACAGGCATAACGAACGAAATGGTCCAATGGGCACCGACCATTGAGAATAAAATCGACGACCTTCTCGAATTCATCGGCGACCTGCCGATCATAGCCCACAACGCCAGCTTCGACATGGGTTTTCTCTACGCCCTCGACAACATCGAAGGCATCAAAATTCCCGAATACACCGTCATCGACACCGTCAAACTGGCACGCAAAACAATTACAGAAACGCCCAACCACAAACTTGGCACACTGGCGAAGCACCTCCAACTCGAACACGACGCCCACGACGCAATCGGCGATTGTCTCGCAACCGCAGCCATCTACCAATACTGTACCCAGTAA
- a CDS encoding nuclease-related domain-containing protein → MIYKKRTMPNELKALLSLDKRLPNNHMKKHEVKKNLLICQAGYNGELEFDAHIAEFQPDYPHAILHDLYLRQDGAYFQIDSLVITPSSITVVEVKNHKDKTVIKANPTQFIRVFQNGDRKPMRNPYIEIDRKIHFLKNWLNIRGIQIPIDGLLIFAHTNELSIEHPSPEMKTIFTYEAPAHFRSLPMNEHILDGHAIHNLATAMLEHHKDYNPFPLADLYAIAPEDITPGVICPSCDRPGMRWGREKWNCPSCGHAGKTEHQQTVQDWFMLIKPQMTNREFRYFTQLNNRNVARSLLAKSGLQLIGERKAAHYVLMKELTPSP, encoded by the coding sequence TTGATCTACAAAAAACGGACAATGCCAAACGAACTGAAAGCACTCCTATCCCTAGACAAACGCCTGCCAAACAACCATATGAAAAAGCACGAAGTCAAAAAAAATCTCCTTATCTGCCAAGCAGGCTACAACGGCGAACTCGAATTTGACGCCCATATCGCAGAATTCCAGCCGGACTACCCGCACGCCATCCTCCACGACCTTTACCTACGACAAGACGGCGCTTATTTCCAAATCGACTCGCTTGTCATTACGCCATCATCGATCACCGTCGTCGAAGTGAAAAACCACAAAGACAAAACGGTCATCAAGGCGAACCCAACCCAATTCATTAGAGTGTTCCAAAACGGAGACCGCAAACCGATGCGCAATCCGTACATCGAAATCGACCGGAAAATCCACTTCCTGAAAAACTGGCTCAACATCCGCGGCATCCAAATCCCGATCGACGGCCTTCTCATATTTGCACATACGAACGAACTCTCCATCGAGCACCCGTCGCCCGAAATGAAAACAATCTTCACATACGAAGCGCCCGCCCATTTCCGGTCGCTTCCCATGAATGAACACATACTCGACGGACACGCCATCCATAACTTGGCAACCGCGATGCTCGAACACCATAAAGACTACAATCCATTCCCGCTCGCCGACCTATACGCCATTGCCCCCGAAGACATCACACCCGGCGTCATATGCCCAAGCTGCGACCGGCCTGGCATGAGGTGGGGGAGGGAGAAGTGGAACTGCCCATCGTGCGGCCACGCCGGAAAAACCGAACACCAACAAACCGTCCAAGACTGGTTCATGCTCATCAAACCCCAAATGACGAACCGCGAATTCCGCTACTTCACCCAGCTCAACAACCGCAATGTTGCCCGGAGCCTGCTAGCCAAGTCCGGCCTCCAGCTCATCGGCGAACGCAAAGCCGCTCACTATGTACTAATGAAAGAACTAACTCCATCCCCATAA
- a CDS encoding YhdT family protein, with translation MSSNPKPPEQYKPDPRFKIAHKEALIGIGLAIFNFIWWYGFAYGLGSRPPEEYTYIFGLPDWFFYSCVVGFILMSIIVIIITKFVLKEVPLDADPYAETKEESPKS, from the coding sequence ATGTCCAGCAATCCCAAGCCGCCCGAACAATACAAGCCCGATCCGCGCTTCAAAATCGCGCACAAAGAAGCACTCATCGGCATTGGACTAGCAATATTCAACTTCATCTGGTGGTACGGCTTCGCCTACGGACTCGGATCCCGCCCACCTGAAGAATATACATACATTTTCGGCCTGCCCGACTGGTTCTTCTACAGCTGCGTCGTCGGCTTTATTTTAATGTCTATAATCGTCATCATCATCACTAAATTCGTACTCAAAGAAGTCCCGCTCGACGCGGACCCGTACGCTGAAACAAAGGAGGAATCCCCAAAATCATGA
- a CDS encoding S8 family serine peptidase translates to MKNRHFTKLFSTFLAIILVLTMLTPLTASANTDPAETADQPTKPFKQNLADESIMQQKAAIAEQLNLLGGEAKLHEELQNVTGNQQVPVIIHLSEKSVGLQKGIQKLAGKSFSHAEAQQTKQKVRNQQAAAKKEMVIKGIQFNEGFSYDTVLNGMSGTVKADDLPKLLEVKGVTLVEPDTIVHAFENGNDLKKPSPSDSNLQKKAGNGQVDIAMDTSIGFLGIEALWAEGYEGQGIKVAVLDTGIDADHPDFQGIYKGGKNFVPHNDTDYARPRADDDASETSPLDRPAHRPEFNANGSSFYTSHGTHVAGTIAAIGSNEYGIKGIAPKVDLYAYRVLGAYGSGSTSGIIAAIDTAVDEGMHVINLSLGGGANSETDGASFAINNAMLAGTISVIATGNSGPNRGTMGTPATSRLGIAVGNTTNPEAHYSGDINVNAGSYNLSKKLSLMGTTYGQDLATQLDGEYSLVAVPGVGAAKDYTGLDVNGKVALVSRGEIPFVDKIAAAKANGAIAIIVHNFAGGSGAPGASGTFLGDAFEFIPTFDMSQTDGDAIRAALAQAEGTISFGNFDKTMTAGDEVNNSSSRGPSTPNFDIKPDVTAPGTNIMSTIPMYKADFPDATYEQAFTRKTGTSMATPHIAGIAALVKQANPNWDAFDVKVALSNTAKVLDTDKYDVFAQGAGRVQAYAAAHPEILAYAIDTANNNGETVENKKGTVTFGPQSLKEGDISVEKQIVVKNMNGNGGTYNATVEVTKGFADAAVTIDKPTFTLSGEQLLNVTLTASQNVNTPSGSEILGYIHITGGSTTASLPFAADFGDAPADAIKDMRVSETDLSFNGDGVKDEAMLYFTLTGNVTTNYIELWDIMNPDGGAYGDGYIGYLHAGSALGAGSYQLRIAGEYRPWGGTGPTMIPDGLYTIDFTALTVSGNPPIISDFVGPVVVKSTAGTIEGAVEGTTASGQIDDAYIVYQEELAQYGIGYDINTKLKASYEVLKGEEVVASGPVNLEQDGTFTFELPELNKNENSVKVKYEDAAGNKAEAIIYNAGDQVGDEVAYSVNHESLTLEVGASEQLTVTETTKKADGTTEEKDVTAEATFTSADASIATVENGNVTAVAAGTTEITVTYKDFSESVLVTVAAEVEPEPEPEPDNSYVVTEEIVSQSGNKIVIDVTSMQGEVDIVINTSVMSAIERSKKDVVIHKDGAVYSLQKNLLKALKGDITISVASNDATGVANAVSDIYSITFWTGIGEAKQQVTRLGHSIDIVMPVNTSSKQVRVIDANTIEEVAKKANVKNGTVSFSANTGGSFVATN, encoded by the coding sequence TTGAAGAATCGTCATTTCACAAAGCTGTTCAGCACATTCTTGGCAATCATTCTCGTGCTAACAATGCTGACGCCACTCACTGCATCCGCCAACACGGATCCGGCTGAAACAGCTGACCAACCAACAAAACCGTTCAAACAGAACCTTGCCGATGAGAGCATTATGCAGCAAAAAGCCGCCATCGCCGAACAGCTCAACTTGCTCGGGGGCGAAGCGAAACTGCATGAAGAGCTTCAAAACGTAACAGGGAATCAACAAGTCCCAGTCATCATCCATCTCTCTGAAAAATCAGTAGGACTCCAAAAAGGAATCCAAAAACTGGCAGGAAAATCATTCTCCCACGCAGAAGCGCAACAGACAAAACAAAAAGTGCGCAACCAGCAAGCTGCTGCGAAAAAAGAAATGGTCATCAAAGGCATCCAATTCAACGAAGGCTTTAGCTATGACACAGTTCTGAACGGAATGTCCGGGACTGTCAAAGCAGACGACCTTCCGAAACTTCTTGAAGTGAAAGGCGTCACACTCGTCGAACCGGACACGATCGTGCACGCATTCGAAAACGGAAACGACCTGAAGAAACCATCACCATCCGACTCGAATCTACAAAAGAAAGCCGGAAATGGACAAGTCGACATCGCCATGGACACTAGCATCGGCTTCCTCGGAATCGAAGCACTCTGGGCGGAAGGCTATGAAGGACAAGGCATCAAAGTCGCCGTCCTCGACACAGGAATCGACGCCGATCACCCAGACTTCCAAGGCATCTACAAAGGCGGCAAAAACTTCGTCCCGCATAACGATACGGACTACGCCCGTCCTCGCGCTGACGACGACGCTTCCGAAACATCGCCGCTTGACCGTCCGGCACATCGTCCGGAATTCAACGCAAACGGCAGCTCGTTCTACACTTCCCACGGCACACACGTCGCGGGAACGATCGCAGCAATCGGCAGCAATGAATACGGCATTAAAGGGATCGCACCGAAAGTCGACCTATACGCATACCGTGTACTCGGCGCATACGGCAGCGGATCCACATCAGGCATCATCGCAGCAATCGACACAGCAGTCGACGAAGGCATGCACGTCATCAACCTGTCGCTAGGCGGCGGTGCTAACTCCGAAACAGATGGCGCATCATTCGCCATCAACAACGCCATGCTCGCAGGCACAATCTCGGTCATCGCAACAGGAAACTCCGGACCGAACCGCGGAACGATGGGCACACCAGCCACATCCCGCCTCGGCATCGCAGTCGGCAACACGACGAATCCTGAAGCGCACTACTCCGGCGACATCAACGTCAATGCCGGCAGCTACAACTTATCAAAAAAGCTTAGCCTAATGGGCACGACTTACGGCCAAGACCTCGCCACTCAACTTGACGGCGAATACAGCCTCGTCGCAGTCCCAGGCGTAGGCGCAGCAAAAGACTACACGGGACTTGACGTCAACGGCAAAGTAGCACTCGTCTCCCGAGGCGAAATCCCGTTCGTCGATAAAATCGCAGCTGCGAAAGCCAACGGCGCAATCGCGATCATCGTCCACAACTTTGCTGGCGGATCAGGCGCACCAGGCGCATCCGGCACATTCCTTGGAGACGCATTCGAATTCATCCCGACATTCGACATGTCCCAAACGGACGGAGACGCAATCCGTGCAGCACTTGCACAAGCGGAAGGCACAATTTCATTCGGTAATTTCGATAAAACGATGACAGCAGGTGACGAAGTGAACAACTCCAGCTCTCGCGGACCGTCCACACCAAACTTCGACATCAAACCTGACGTCACAGCACCGGGAACGAACATCATGTCCACAATCCCGATGTACAAAGCGGACTTCCCAGATGCAACTTACGAACAAGCCTTCACTCGTAAAACGGGAACATCCATGGCCACACCACATATTGCGGGAATCGCGGCGCTAGTGAAACAAGCGAATCCGAATTGGGATGCCTTCGACGTAAAAGTCGCGCTTTCCAACACAGCGAAGGTCCTTGACACTGACAAGTACGACGTATTCGCACAAGGGGCAGGCCGCGTACAAGCTTACGCAGCAGCGCACCCTGAAATCCTTGCATACGCAATCGACACCGCAAACAATAACGGAGAAACTGTTGAAAACAAAAAAGGGACAGTGACATTCGGACCACAATCCCTTAAAGAAGGAGATATCTCCGTCGAAAAACAGATTGTCGTGAAAAACATGAATGGCAACGGCGGCACGTACAACGCCACTGTCGAAGTGACAAAAGGCTTTGCAGACGCAGCCGTCACAATCGACAAGCCGACATTCACGCTATCCGGCGAGCAACTGCTCAACGTTACATTGACGGCTTCCCAAAATGTGAACACACCATCTGGATCTGAAATTCTTGGATATATTCACATTACAGGTGGCAGCACAACTGCATCATTGCCATTCGCAGCCGACTTCGGCGATGCACCGGCAGATGCAATTAAAGACATGCGCGTTTCGGAAACAGACTTGAGCTTCAACGGCGACGGTGTGAAGGATGAAGCGATGCTTTACTTCACACTCACGGGCAACGTCACAACAAATTATATTGAGCTTTGGGACATCATGAACCCTGATGGCGGCGCGTACGGGGACGGCTACATCGGCTACCTGCACGCGGGTTCTGCATTAGGCGCAGGATCGTACCAGCTCAGAATAGCTGGAGAATACAGGCCATGGGGCGGCACTGGTCCAACAATGATTCCGGACGGCCTCTACACGATCGACTTCACGGCACTGACGGTATCCGGCAATCCGCCTATCATCAGTGACTTCGTAGGACCGGTCGTCGTTAAATCGACAGCAGGTACAATCGAAGGCGCGGTCGAAGGTACAACAGCATCCGGCCAAATCGATGATGCCTATATCGTCTACCAAGAGGAACTTGCGCAATACGGCATTGGCTACGACATCAACACAAAACTAAAAGCATCTTACGAAGTGTTGAAAGGTGAGGAAGTCGTCGCATCCGGCCCGGTTAACCTCGAGCAAGACGGCACATTCACTTTCGAACTTCCTGAGCTCAACAAAAACGAAAACTCCGTCAAAGTGAAATATGAAGACGCTGCTGGCAATAAAGCCGAAGCGATCATCTACAATGCCGGCGACCAAGTAGGCGACGAAGTCGCATACTCCGTCAATCACGAATCACTTACGCTTGAAGTCGGCGCATCAGAGCAATTGACAGTAACTGAAACGACGAAGAAAGCGGACGGAACGACAGAAGAGAAGGACGTCACGGCTGAAGCGACATTCACATCTGCTGACGCTTCAATTGCAACAGTCGAAAACGGCAACGTCACAGCAGTTGCTGCGGGCACGACCGAAATCACTGTCACGTACAAAGACTTCTCGGAAAGTGTCCTCGTAACTGTCGCAGCTGAAGTAGAGCCGGAGCCAGAACCAGAACCGGACAATAGCTACGTCGTCACGGAAGAGATTGTTTCACAATCCGGCAACAAGATCGTTATTGATGTGACTTCAATGCAAGGGGAAGTCGACATCGTAATTAACACTTCCGTCATGAGTGCAATCGAACGTTCTAAGAAAGACGTTGTCATCCACAAAGATGGTGCTGTCTACTCCCTTCAAAAAAATCTATTGAAGGCATTGAAAGGTGACATCACGATTTCGGTAGCAAGTAATGACGCAACGGGAGTAGCCAACGCGGTTTCCGACATTTACTCAATCACTTTCTGGACCGGAATCGGGGAAGCGAAACAACAAGTGACGCGCCTTGGTCATTCAATCGATATCGTCATGCCAGTCAACACGAGCAGCAAGCAAGTCCGCGTGATCGACGCGAACACAATTGAAGAAGTTGCCAAAAAAGCAAACGTCAAAAACGGCACAGTCAGCTTCTCCGCTAATACTGGCGGCAGCTTCGTAGCCACCAACTAA
- a CDS encoding polysaccharide deacetylase family protein, giving the protein MKKWTLICCIAIICILFTAVGKAEAASEGNKRYVGLHDRILPIEDIRVIDGDTKVPLKDIAKHLYLPVETTDGKTIIRKRGKEIIFDHSTGATTLDGVDQPWTPIASIEGQLFISVKYIARETGFQFEYFQEHHTIRIYRDEFNHISHEAFKEVIKAHGTKQQPAPTSKKATVYLTFDDGPNQFTLINHKTLEKYKVPATFFFLGNQMKQNESIVKTVSKSGHYIGSHSMTHDKAFVYGSTESFIAEMVGGAELVEQLTGKTSNLVRVPYGSKPLVTKGMQQSLIDRGLKMWDWDVDSNDWRYTDKQADQIVKNVQDGVTTAAKSGDKDIIILLHDRSQTTIALPKIIEWLQKEGYSFKSYEPDNHIIQNFLRDPLL; this is encoded by the coding sequence ATGAAGAAATGGACGTTGATTTGTTGCATAGCCATCATTTGCATTTTATTCACAGCAGTGGGGAAGGCCGAAGCGGCGAGCGAAGGTAACAAACGGTATGTCGGACTGCACGATCGCATCTTGCCGATCGAGGACATCCGCGTCATCGACGGTGACACGAAAGTGCCGCTCAAAGACATCGCAAAACATCTTTATTTGCCCGTCGAAACGACAGATGGGAAGACGATCATCCGAAAACGAGGGAAAGAAATCATATTTGATCATTCAACAGGGGCAACGACATTGGACGGAGTGGATCAGCCATGGACGCCAATCGCCTCCATTGAAGGCCAGCTCTTCATTAGCGTGAAATATATCGCCCGCGAAACCGGGTTCCAATTCGAGTATTTTCAAGAGCACCATACAATCCGCATCTATCGCGACGAATTCAATCATATAAGCCATGAAGCGTTCAAGGAAGTTATTAAAGCGCATGGCACGAAACAGCAGCCTGCACCGACTTCGAAAAAAGCGACCGTCTACTTGACGTTCGATGACGGTCCGAATCAATTCACGTTGATCAATCATAAGACGCTCGAAAAATATAAAGTGCCCGCCACGTTCTTCTTCTTGGGCAATCAAATGAAACAGAACGAGTCCATCGTCAAGACCGTTTCAAAAAGCGGCCATTACATCGGGTCGCACAGCATGACCCACGATAAAGCATTCGTCTACGGATCGACCGAATCGTTCATTGCCGAAATGGTCGGCGGGGCGGAACTCGTCGAACAACTGACAGGGAAGACTTCGAATCTCGTACGCGTCCCGTATGGCAGCAAACCGCTCGTCACAAAAGGAATGCAACAAAGCTTGATTGACCGCGGACTGAAAATGTGGGACTGGGACGTCGACTCCAATGACTGGCGCTACACGGACAAGCAGGCAGACCAAATTGTGAAAAACGTCCAAGACGGCGTCACAACAGCGGCGAAGTCCGGCGACAAGGATATCATCATCCTCCTGCACGACCGCAGCCAAACGACGATCGCCCTTCCAAAAATCATCGAATGGCTGCAAAAAGAAGGCTACAGCTTTAAGTCGTACGAACCCGACAACCACATCATCCAGAACTTCCTACGCGACCCGCTTCTCTGA
- a CDS encoding transcriptional regulator yields MLSVQRMTPFFTSQEDFRLRLVFAYQYFSIIKGGEVYQFVPSEGKEIVVNVKSLQVENLGEVFVFQRGNRFIRLPLYQLLLISDLHLHLSSILEGTLNLQLEIPEVVIQEAEELMKEIESENRMRMIDYALETNNRTLFTQLTEGMQ; encoded by the coding sequence ATGCTTTCAGTCCAGCGTATGACGCCTTTTTTCACTAGCCAAGAGGACTTCCGTCTACGTCTCGTGTTCGCCTATCAATATTTCTCGATCATAAAAGGCGGTGAAGTGTACCAATTCGTTCCCTCTGAAGGAAAGGAAATTGTCGTCAACGTGAAGAGCCTCCAAGTCGAAAACCTTGGTGAGGTGTTCGTCTTCCAACGCGGCAACCGATTCATCCGGCTGCCGCTGTACCAACTCCTTCTCATCTCGGATCTTCATCTGCATCTGTCGTCGATTCTTGAAGGGACGTTGAACTTGCAATTGGAAATACCGGAAGTCGTCATCCAAGAAGCAGAGGAGCTGATGAAAGAAATCGAATCCGAAAACCGCATGCGCATGATAGACTACGCACTCGAAACAAACAATCGTACCTTATTCACTCAACTGACGGAAGGAATGCAATAA
- a CDS encoding efflux RND transporter periplasmic adaptor subunit, translating to MNKRLSITVAIIISLFIAVNVHLLYSNKSTVPKSLYVHKYERMTPGHHEEEIPKEGLVTPEDVYTVYVGDDEVIESWLVKEGDQVQVGDEIALLQTARAESQLAAWEAEEEGLLEQRDAIESTIASLESERGSARKNSSHVNTTETPGDSEVELNVDVQVDVHQDGAFAQAIAEAERELSDIDRKLAVVQTQLEQDATRPALISPVDGTVSKVHKHGFTLAADIYSDAKFVTTYVQLDEWQKIEEGNSVRIQESHLDEVIEGTVHSISEVPATDSRWREAYDKLDPKERNNPLDLYEITIMPLEQLHSLPFGVNVNASIIVNEADAVSVKIHWLEAHVKNSAVAWKLDEQGRAAKTNVTVPFITNNRAVITEGLTTGDVAIYNRNIDETDNLSNVFLPLPLELPSKSDWRTFGWKNYVKYGFVE from the coding sequence ATGAATAAACGATTAAGCATCACCGTTGCCATTATCATCAGCCTCTTCATCGCGGTGAACGTCCACCTGCTCTATTCAAACAAAAGCACGGTGCCAAAATCATTGTATGTCCATAAATACGAGCGCATGACTCCTGGACATCATGAGGAGGAAATACCAAAAGAAGGACTCGTTACGCCGGAAGACGTCTACACCGTCTACGTCGGCGACGATGAAGTCATCGAATCATGGCTCGTCAAGGAAGGCGATCAAGTTCAGGTCGGGGATGAAATCGCATTGCTGCAGACCGCACGCGCAGAGAGCCAACTCGCGGCATGGGAAGCGGAGGAAGAAGGCCTTCTTGAACAGCGGGACGCAATCGAATCAACGATTGCAAGCCTCGAATCAGAGAGGGGAAGCGCCCGGAAAAACTCCTCCCACGTCAATACGACCGAAACACCGGGCGACTCTGAAGTCGAATTGAACGTCGACGTCCAAGTCGATGTCCACCAAGACGGCGCATTCGCCCAAGCAATCGCCGAAGCGGAGCGCGAACTGTCGGACATCGATCGGAAGCTCGCCGTCGTCCAAACACAGCTCGAACAAGACGCCACCCGTCCCGCGCTCATTAGCCCAGTGGACGGAACGGTTTCGAAAGTTCACAAGCACGGCTTCACACTCGCCGCCGATATTTACAGTGACGCAAAATTCGTCACAACGTACGTGCAACTCGACGAATGGCAGAAAATCGAGGAAGGGAATTCTGTCCGTATCCAGGAAAGTCATCTGGATGAGGTCATCGAAGGGACGGTCCACTCCATCTCCGAAGTGCCGGCAACCGACAGCAGATGGCGGGAAGCATATGACAAGCTCGATCCGAAAGAACGGAACAACCCGCTTGATCTGTATGAAATTACGATCATGCCGCTCGAACAACTGCACAGCTTGCCGTTCGGGGTGAATGTCAACGCATCGATCATCGTAAACGAAGCGGACGCCGTCTCCGTGAAAATCCACTGGCTCGAAGCGCATGTGAAAAACAGCGCCGTTGCATGGAAGTTGGATGAACAAGGTCGCGCGGCGAAAACGAACGTCACGGTCCCATTCATCACGAACAACCGCGCCGTCATCACGGAAGGACTGACAACCGGTGACGTTGCGATCTATAACCGCAACATCGACGAAACCGACAACCTATCAAACGTCTTCCTGCCCCTCCCGCTCGAACTCCCATCGAAAAGCGACTGGAGAACATTCGGCTGGAAGAACTACGTGAAATACGGATTTGTGGAATAA